A genome region from Bradyrhizobium commune includes the following:
- a CDS encoding general secretion pathway protein GspK yields MTQNPSNVGSRTAERGFIVVATLWLLAALAGLILVGSVYMTQSAIALSAFDAATQLQMISTAGVELAAYQLSGAAPEVRPSHGSFTFRLANARVAVEYQSEAARINLNMAPRSVIAGLFVALGVESGAASQFADRIAAWRSAPKPNVQDQEDTLYVAAGLAYLPRHAPFSNVDELSLVLGVPAELAERARPFLTLYSGIAGVNVLEAAPEVLSALPDMTSAKADAFLGQRDALSSNDPEFVLGILGGGVTGATVAASNAYRIRMRIILPDGRDSRSEGVIVLFDRGAKSAYRVFTWRDDIDPSRGGTQR; encoded by the coding sequence GTGACCCAGAACCCTTCAAATGTCGGCTCGAGGACGGCTGAGCGCGGCTTCATCGTGGTGGCGACGCTGTGGCTGCTTGCCGCCCTGGCCGGGTTGATCCTGGTCGGCTCGGTGTACATGACCCAATCGGCCATTGCACTGAGCGCGTTCGACGCGGCCACGCAGCTTCAGATGATATCGACGGCTGGCGTCGAGCTGGCTGCCTACCAGTTGTCCGGTGCCGCACCTGAGGTGCGCCCATCCCATGGCAGCTTTACGTTCCGGCTGGCGAACGCAAGGGTCGCGGTGGAGTATCAGTCCGAGGCCGCACGCATCAACTTGAATATGGCGCCTCGATCCGTGATCGCCGGCCTGTTTGTGGCCCTCGGCGTCGAGTCCGGAGCGGCCAGCCAGTTTGCGGATCGGATCGCGGCGTGGCGGAGTGCGCCAAAACCAAATGTGCAGGACCAGGAGGATACTCTCTACGTTGCTGCCGGCTTGGCGTACCTGCCGCGCCACGCTCCCTTCAGTAATGTGGACGAGCTATCGCTCGTTCTGGGAGTACCCGCAGAGCTGGCGGAACGCGCACGGCCGTTCCTGACATTGTACAGCGGCATTGCGGGGGTCAACGTCCTGGAGGCGGCTCCGGAAGTGCTTTCCGCACTTCCCGATATGACCTCTGCGAAGGCTGATGCATTCCTGGGTCAGCGTGACGCGTTGTCCTCGAACGATCCGGAATTCGTCCTGGGCATTCTCGGTGGCGGGGTGACCGGTGCGACGGTCGCCGCAAGCAATGCTTACCGCATTCGCATGCGTATCATTCTTCCCGACGGCAGAGACAGCAGATCGGAGGGTGTCATCGTGTTGTTCGATCGCGGCGCGAAGAGTGCCTATCGGGTGTTCACGTGGCGAGATGACATAGATCCGTCGAGAGGGGGAACGCAAAGATGA
- a CDS encoding polysaccharide biosynthesis/export family protein → MAIACCLVSSVLLGGCGFISMSGPASVDIKAENTSVLPFAVVKLTPDVVRLLEKFEPNGLPGGLADSRPPSSIRFGIGDIISVTIFEASAGGLYVPPEAGVRPGNFVSLPDQAVDNDGNITVPYAGRIRAADRTNVQIQDDILKQIKKRAIDPQVVVTSTQQRSSLVSVFGEVRTPVRFPMPAAGAQDRITDAITRAGGISGAGWETWVVLERGGKRATVPFGNLVYFPASNIFVQPGDRIYLYREPMKFIAFGATGQQGEFNFDAWRINLTQAVAKAGGLLDLQADPASVFLYRREPREVATQLGVDCSKFDGDSVPIIFNVNFQDPAGYFVSTKMQMRPFDVLYAANAPEVDITKVLNFINTAVVTADNGVTLVNDIKVVRSKL, encoded by the coding sequence TTGGCCATCGCATGCTGTCTGGTCTCCTCCGTTCTGCTTGGCGGCTGCGGCTTCATTTCCATGTCGGGGCCGGCGAGCGTCGACATCAAGGCCGAGAACACCAGCGTGCTGCCGTTTGCCGTCGTCAAGCTCACGCCTGATGTCGTGCGCTTGCTCGAGAAGTTCGAACCCAACGGACTGCCGGGGGGGCTCGCGGACAGTCGTCCGCCTTCGAGCATCCGCTTCGGCATCGGCGATATCATCAGCGTTACGATCTTCGAGGCCTCGGCGGGGGGCCTTTACGTGCCGCCGGAGGCCGGTGTCCGACCCGGCAATTTCGTGAGCCTGCCTGATCAGGCCGTCGACAATGACGGCAACATCACGGTGCCCTATGCCGGCAGGATACGCGCGGCGGACCGTACAAATGTGCAGATTCAGGACGACATCCTGAAGCAGATCAAGAAGCGCGCGATCGATCCGCAGGTCGTCGTGACATCGACCCAGCAGCGGTCGTCGCTCGTCAGCGTGTTCGGCGAAGTCAGGACGCCGGTCCGCTTCCCGATGCCGGCGGCGGGCGCCCAGGATCGGATCACCGACGCGATCACGCGCGCCGGCGGCATCAGCGGCGCCGGCTGGGAGACCTGGGTCGTCCTGGAACGCGGCGGCAAGCGCGCCACGGTACCGTTTGGCAACCTCGTCTATTTTCCCGCGAGCAACATCTTCGTGCAGCCGGGCGACCGCATCTATCTCTATCGCGAGCCGATGAAATTCATCGCCTTCGGCGCGACCGGCCAGCAGGGTGAGTTCAATTTCGATGCATGGCGGATCAACCTTACGCAGGCGGTGGCGAAGGCCGGAGGGCTGCTCGACTTGCAGGCCGATCCGGCTTCGGTCTTCCTCTATCGCCGTGAGCCGCGCGAGGTGGCTACGCAGCTCGGGGTCGATTGCTCGAAATTCGACGGCGACTCCGTACCGATCATCTTCAACGTCAATTTCCAGGATCCGGCGGGCTATTTCGTCTCCACCAAGATGCAGATGCGTCCATTCGACGTGCTTTACGCCGCCAATGCGCCGGAGGTCGATATCACCAAGGTCCTGAACTTCATCAACACGGCGGTCGTGACCGCCGATAACGGAGTGACGCTGGTCAACGACATCAAGGTGGTCCGAAGCAAGCTTTGA
- a CDS encoding lytic transglycosylase domain-containing protein: MCLLIVLGGEARAQDDDGKKTEISGDAAASTEADDEAPKPLLLEPFAPRPLTAADFPPANPLLAANYTYRTSAMFGRDWRAGRAEYRQLVERESLAFGLPPALADAVMAVESRYNPAVVGMDGEVGLMQVMLPTARMMGFAGTTSELAAPEVNVHYGVQYLAGAWRRANGDLCTATMKYRAGHGETRFSYLSVEYCARVRAHLVASGVPVTGAVPQPTFGRSPALARSPGGGSSRSRVLSGTGTINFAELNTRLRCATERKTPPDLR, translated from the coding sequence TTGTGCCTGCTCATTGTCCTAGGCGGAGAGGCGAGGGCGCAGGACGACGACGGCAAAAAGACCGAGATCAGCGGTGACGCTGCTGCGTCGACGGAAGCGGATGATGAGGCTCCCAAGCCTCTGCTGCTCGAACCGTTTGCTCCGCGGCCGCTCACCGCGGCCGATTTTCCCCCGGCAAACCCGCTGCTCGCCGCCAACTATACCTACCGGACCAGCGCCATGTTCGGCCGCGACTGGCGCGCCGGCCGCGCTGAATATCGCCAGCTCGTCGAGCGTGAATCGCTTGCTTTCGGCCTGCCGCCCGCGCTCGCGGATGCGGTGATGGCGGTGGAAAGCAGATACAATCCGGCTGTTGTCGGCATGGATGGCGAGGTCGGGCTGATGCAGGTGATGCTGCCGACGGCGCGAATGATGGGTTTCGCCGGCACAACGTCGGAGCTGGCTGCGCCTGAGGTTAACGTGCACTATGGCGTGCAATATCTCGCTGGCGCCTGGCGCCGCGCCAACGGCGATCTCTGTACGGCGACGATGAAATATCGCGCTGGTCACGGCGAGACACGATTTTCCTACCTGTCGGTTGAGTATTGCGCACGCGTTCGCGCTCATCTGGTTGCCAGCGGCGTTCCAGTTACCGGTGCCGTTCCGCAACCGACCTTCGGAAGATCCCCGGCACTTGCGAGATCTCCAGGCGGCGGCTCCTCGCGCAGCCGCGTGTTGTCGGGGACCGGCACGATCAACTTCGCAGAGTTGAATACGCGCCTGCGCTGCGCAACGGAGCGAAAGACGCCGCCCGACCTGCGCTGA
- a CDS encoding prepilin-type N-terminal cleavage/methylation domain-containing protein — MDRKAGRERLAISHRQRSNLESGEAGFTLLEMVCVLAIMALLVAISLPRMPMATSRPKLEAYAIQIATLLKADRNAAMGRRLSVSAVVDAPGRIVRAGSSGGVVRVPDDVVFDALLPQRCNGREMPSVITFLPSGMSCGGAIRLTRFGSGFDVRVNWLTGGVDIVTQEVVQAAQ, encoded by the coding sequence ATGGACAGGAAGGCGGGACGGGAACGGCTGGCGATATCTCATCGGCAGCGAAGTAATCTCGAGAGCGGGGAGGCCGGTTTCACCCTGCTCGAGATGGTCTGTGTCCTTGCCATCATGGCGCTGCTCGTGGCGATTTCGCTTCCGCGCATGCCGATGGCCACCTCGCGGCCGAAGCTGGAGGCCTACGCGATTCAGATCGCCACGCTGCTGAAGGCCGATCGTAATGCGGCGATGGGACGCCGATTGTCGGTCAGCGCTGTGGTCGACGCGCCCGGGCGGATCGTCCGGGCCGGCTCGAGCGGGGGAGTTGTCAGGGTGCCGGACGACGTCGTGTTCGACGCACTGCTGCCGCAGCGCTGCAATGGTCGAGAGATGCCGTCGGTCATTACGTTTCTCCCGAGTGGAATGTCGTGCGGCGGAGCAATACGGCTGACCCGGTTCGGCAGCGGGTTCGATGTGCGGGTGAACTGGTTGACGGGAGGAGTGGACATTGTCACGCAGGAAGTCGTCCAGGCGGCGCAGTGA
- a CDS encoding RNA polymerase sigma factor, with protein MTIDTISSLRSLLLAEYVDFDRRLTRRLGSPDLASEALNETYLRLAGMREIGPVRSPKAYLFRIALNIATDRRRAEKRRLTADEVDSMLEIPDDRPDAARVIEDRSEVEQLKRAIAELPERRRRVLMLSRIDGLPNREIAAILGVTVRTVETDLKQAVEHCAERLKRPARGKFGFQRVATSHLQRYVDRGHPLMTGMGGKALDRDEAKPSGRSLRSLNP; from the coding sequence ATGACCATCGATACCATCTCCAGCCTGCGCAGCTTGCTGCTCGCCGAATACGTCGATTTCGATCGGCGCCTGACGCGCCGCCTCGGCTCGCCGGACCTCGCCTCCGAGGCGCTCAACGAGACTTATCTTCGTCTCGCCGGCATGCGAGAGATCGGGCCCGTGCGCAGCCCCAAGGCCTATCTGTTTCGCATTGCGCTCAACATTGCCACCGACCGCCGACGCGCCGAGAAGCGTCGCCTCACCGCCGACGAGGTCGACAGCATGCTCGAGATTCCCGATGACCGGCCCGATGCGGCGCGCGTGATCGAGGATCGCTCCGAAGTCGAACAACTCAAGCGCGCGATCGCCGAGCTCCCGGAGCGGCGGCGCCGCGTCCTGATGCTCTCGCGCATCGACGGCTTGCCGAACCGGGAGATCGCGGCAATCCTCGGCGTGACGGTTCGGACCGTCGAGACCGACCTCAAGCAGGCGGTCGAGCATTGCGCCGAACGCCTCAAACGTCCCGCGCGCGGCAAATTCGGTTTTCAGCGCGTTGCAACGTCTCACCTACAGAGATATGTCGATCGGGGCCATCCGCTCATGACCGGCATGGGCGGGAAAGCGCTGGATCGTGACGAAGCGAAACCATCAGGTCGATCACTTAGATCCCTTAATCCGTGA
- a CDS encoding PulJ/GspJ family protein: MRSMLVRLWRSNAGFTMFEALVALAVMGLAFGVLASVTGAWLPPWNRGLLQTQRNEQVTVALDRLAADLSAAEFVTPNRDNTAALFRGDDSSIVFVRSAVGPNNRPGLEIVRIGEMTDRAGRALVRAQAPFVLLPTGDPAVDPIPFRDPVVLLRGPFRITFAYAGPRGDWRAIWPPWAGLPTTVRFDLHDADGTIVLSTATRVRANAAAPQGEPANDARPGESQAASNDGTGRR; this comes from the coding sequence ATGAGGTCGATGCTCGTCCGGCTGTGGAGATCGAACGCGGGCTTCACCATGTTCGAGGCCCTTGTCGCGCTGGCGGTCATGGGGCTGGCCTTCGGCGTACTGGCCAGCGTGACAGGGGCGTGGTTGCCGCCATGGAATCGTGGCCTGCTCCAGACCCAGCGCAACGAACAGGTCACGGTCGCGCTTGATCGCCTGGCGGCCGATCTGTCTGCCGCCGAGTTTGTCACGCCGAACCGGGACAACACCGCCGCCTTGTTCCGTGGTGATGATTCCTCGATCGTCTTCGTGCGCTCGGCTGTGGGTCCCAACAACCGCCCGGGTCTGGAGATTGTGCGGATCGGCGAGATGACCGATCGCGCGGGGCGGGCACTGGTGCGCGCCCAGGCACCCTTCGTCCTTCTCCCGACCGGCGATCCTGCGGTTGATCCAATACCGTTTAGGGATCCTGTCGTGTTGCTGCGCGGGCCGTTTCGCATCACCTTCGCCTATGCCGGTCCGCGAGGCGATTGGCGCGCTATCTGGCCCCCTTGGGCGGGTCTGCCGACAACGGTTCGCTTCGACCTTCACGACGCCGATGGAACGATCGTGCTCTCGACCGCGACGCGTGTCCGTGCCAACGCAGCGGCACCTCAGGGCGAGCCGGCCAATGATGCTCGCCCTGGCGAAAGTCAGGCCGCAAGTAACGATGGGACGGGGCGCAGGTGA
- a CDS encoding type II secretion system F family protein codes for MPNFRYRALTQKGEVVSGSITASNLAEVAQRIEYLGLVAIDAGPEEEAKGWSFSLASFSLSKPGSADVTIFTRDLALLLKAGARLNDALELLANDMDVGRLRPVINDIKNAILSGESFAEALGREPNLFPAMYVALVRVGEMSGGLDHILETIGSERTRAEALRRKVTGALQYPAFVLLAAGGVLIFFVTFVLPQFSAVLRDFNAKTDPVIEVFLTLSDVLRGHGVEVGAAVGIAVIGGWLAWRRPAVRAGVVTQLARLPVISTVVEFHRAALFSRNLGILLGSGVTLTATLRILIDIMTATGDVPAWAAMADRVRHGGRLADALAASAVLPPVAVRMLRLGEETGQLPTLSGRVAEFYEEKLQRQLDRVVAIIGPAAIILISVVVGGLIVSVMTALLSVTQVVG; via the coding sequence ATGCCGAACTTCCGCTACCGCGCGCTGACGCAGAAGGGAGAGGTCGTTTCCGGCTCGATCACCGCGTCGAACCTCGCCGAGGTCGCCCAGCGTATCGAATATCTCGGTCTGGTTGCCATCGATGCAGGTCCCGAGGAGGAAGCCAAAGGCTGGTCGTTTTCGCTCGCCTCGTTCTCGCTGTCGAAACCGGGCTCGGCCGATGTCACCATTTTCACGCGCGACCTCGCCTTGTTGTTGAAGGCAGGTGCGCGCCTTAACGACGCGCTGGAGCTGCTCGCCAACGATATGGACGTCGGACGGTTGCGGCCGGTCATCAACGACATCAAGAATGCGATCCTGTCCGGTGAGAGCTTTGCCGAGGCGCTCGGGCGCGAGCCGAATTTGTTTCCGGCAATGTATGTCGCCCTCGTCAGGGTCGGCGAGATGTCCGGCGGCCTCGACCACATCCTGGAGACGATCGGAAGCGAGCGCACACGAGCCGAGGCCCTGCGCCGCAAGGTGACCGGCGCCCTGCAATATCCTGCCTTTGTGCTGCTCGCGGCCGGCGGCGTGCTGATCTTCTTCGTCACGTTCGTGCTGCCGCAATTCTCCGCGGTACTGCGCGATTTCAACGCCAAGACGGATCCGGTCATCGAGGTGTTCCTCACGCTCTCTGACGTGCTGCGCGGTCACGGGGTCGAGGTTGGCGCCGCGGTCGGCATCGCCGTCATCGGCGGCTGGCTGGCGTGGCGGAGGCCCGCTGTTCGCGCCGGCGTCGTGACGCAGCTGGCGCGGCTCCCGGTGATCTCGACAGTCGTGGAATTTCACCGCGCCGCGCTGTTTTCGCGGAACCTCGGCATTCTGCTCGGCAGCGGTGTGACACTGACAGCAACGTTGCGCATCCTGATCGACATCATGACCGCCACGGGCGACGTACCGGCATGGGCGGCGATGGCCGATCGGGTGCGTCATGGCGGCAGGCTCGCGGACGCGCTGGCCGCCTCGGCCGTCTTGCCGCCGGTCGCCGTGCGCATGCTGCGGCTCGGTGAGGAGACCGGCCAGTTGCCGACGCTGTCCGGCCGTGTAGCGGAATTTTACGAGGAGAAGCTGCAGCGTCAGCTCGATCGCGTCGTGGCCATTATCGGCCCGGCCGCGATCATCCTCATCAGCGTGGTCGTCGGCGGCCTGATCGTCTCGGTGATGACGGCGCTGCTCTCGGTGACGCAAGTTGTCGGATGA
- the gspM gene encoding type II secretion system protein GspM: MISMQRVEALLLRFPIAAAAAYVALIVLFLFVTIGTTLDILERRGAAGAAMEILDRLDTRGPERAPAARAAVNVPSGSPFLEGGSASLAGATLLQRVAAATKRVNGNTLSSQVDLQGPKSKAGFITATSNFEIDPAQLQPLLYDLEAGMPFLFVDELVVQAPSASTQGGKLRVLLGVSGQRQSQK, from the coding sequence ATGATCAGCATGCAGAGGGTCGAAGCCCTTCTCTTACGGTTTCCGATCGCGGCGGCCGCCGCCTACGTCGCCCTGATCGTACTCTTCCTTTTCGTCACGATCGGCACGACGCTCGACATCCTGGAGCGGCGCGGAGCGGCGGGCGCCGCCATGGAGATCCTCGATCGCCTGGACACTCGCGGTCCGGAACGTGCCCCAGCGGCACGGGCTGCGGTCAATGTCCCGTCAGGCTCGCCCTTCCTCGAAGGCGGGAGCGCCTCGCTTGCCGGCGCAACACTTCTCCAACGGGTTGCGGCGGCAACGAAGCGGGTGAACGGCAATACCTTGTCGTCGCAGGTCGATCTTCAGGGACCTAAATCCAAAGCAGGCTTCATTACGGCCACCTCGAATTTCGAGATCGATCCGGCCCAGCTCCAGCCCCTTCTGTACGATCTGGAGGCGGGTATGCCATTTCTGTTCGTCGACGAACTCGTCGTACAGGCGCCTTCGGCATCGACTCAGGGCGGAAAGCTGCGCGTGTTGCTTGGCGTGTCCGGGCAGCGGCAAAGCCAGAAATAA
- a CDS encoding type II secretion system GspH family protein translates to MIEAVIALALLSIVLAAVGSLVARNVRGAQQLEQHTALMQTARLIASRLPQEGQPLPTELSGREAGYRWQMRISPFVDADTAVPDSPFVPQRVELRVQSPTGAIVSFETVRLQYRDGRQ, encoded by the coding sequence ATGATCGAGGCGGTGATCGCGCTGGCACTGCTGTCGATCGTGCTTGCGGCGGTCGGTTCGCTCGTGGCCAGGAACGTGCGCGGTGCGCAGCAGCTCGAGCAGCATACTGCCCTGATGCAGACGGCGCGCCTGATCGCATCCCGCCTTCCGCAGGAAGGCCAGCCGCTTCCGACGGAGCTCTCCGGCAGGGAGGCCGGCTATCGCTGGCAGATGCGGATCTCGCCGTTCGTGGATGCCGACACGGCGGTTCCGGACTCGCCGTTCGTTCCGCAGCGGGTTGAACTGCGCGTGCAATCGCCGACCGGGGCGATCGTTTCGTTCGAAACCGTGCGTCTGCAATACCGGGACGGGCGGCAATGA
- a CDS encoding FecR/PupR family sigma factor regulator, which produces MTKRNHQVDHLDPLIREALSWIMRLKSGEATIADAEQLMDWRGKSSAHEHAFRDAVKCWRAIGEALATSRPAPAVRRRRPTGGKNRA; this is translated from the coding sequence GTGACGAAGCGAAACCATCAGGTCGATCACTTAGATCCCTTAATCCGTGAGGCGTTGTCGTGGATCATGCGCCTCAAATCGGGTGAGGCGACGATTGCGGATGCCGAACAACTGATGGATTGGCGCGGCAAGAGTTCCGCCCATGAGCATGCCTTCCGCGATGCCGTCAAATGCTGGCGCGCCATCGGCGAGGCGCTGGCGACCAGCCGCCCGGCCCCGGCGGTGCGGCGCCGGCGTCCTACCGGCGGAAAGAATCGCGCATGA
- the gspG gene encoding type II secretion system major pseudopilin GspG — protein sequence MRMIGFSRRSLFAPPRRRRRRLGEEGFTLVEMLVVITIIGMIMALVGPRVLNYLSESRVKAAKIQIQSFTSALDLFYLDAGRFPTSSEGLAALAHPVSGVSSWNGPYVKGGSVPNDPWGNPYVYKQPGEKDPYEIRSFGSDGQEGGTGTAGDISSAAK from the coding sequence ATGCGCATGATCGGCTTTTCGAGGAGGAGCCTGTTCGCTCCGCCCAGGCGGCGCCGGCGCCGCCTGGGGGAGGAGGGCTTCACGTTGGTCGAGATGCTGGTGGTCATCACCATCATCGGCATGATCATGGCGCTGGTCGGCCCGCGAGTGCTCAACTATCTAAGCGAGTCTCGGGTGAAGGCGGCCAAGATCCAGATCCAGAGTTTCACCAGCGCGCTCGACCTGTTCTACCTCGACGCCGGCCGCTTCCCGACGAGCTCGGAAGGGCTGGCCGCGCTCGCGCATCCGGTCAGCGGCGTGTCGTCCTGGAATGGGCCCTACGTGAAGGGCGGCAGTGTTCCCAACGATCCATGGGGCAACCCTTATGTCTACAAGCAACCCGGAGAGAAGGACCCTTACGAGATCCGCTCGTTCGGCTCGGATGGACAGGAAGGCGGGACGGGAACGGCTGGCGATATCTCATCGGCAGCGAAGTAA
- a CDS encoding PilN domain-containing protein produces the protein MSVVSEITAASSLWIDTVAGVVSARLANVKPVRRIEVAENEAGAFTMRLAPTTKIADGELFACRVAVTDGALNDPLSPQWAAAVRGGVVELQLRPSRFVFRPIELPGRAAEFLDGIIRAQIDRITPWAPSEALFHWTAPHTIAGDRIETTVVATGRTAALSLVQAFSDLGAAGVGIVTETQEHGRITVLDQRSSKLAESRWIRTALIASLAATGVLAMLSLGLGGFVADSYDTQQQQTQQRIAERRAVMRGNQTGSSGSPLDLLIRRKQTSPSSVIVIEALSALLPQDTYATEVRIEGDKLQIVGVTRDAPSLISILEQSPHFASAGFFAPTTHAANESGERFHIETKLKPYFGSGT, from the coding sequence ATGAGCGTCGTCAGTGAAATTACGGCAGCGTCGTCCTTGTGGATTGACACCGTGGCCGGTGTCGTGAGCGCCCGGCTCGCGAATGTGAAACCGGTTCGCCGGATCGAGGTCGCCGAAAATGAGGCCGGGGCCTTCACGATGCGCCTCGCGCCGACAACCAAGATCGCGGACGGCGAGCTCTTCGCCTGTCGCGTCGCTGTGACCGACGGTGCGTTGAACGATCCGCTTTCGCCGCAATGGGCGGCCGCAGTGCGGGGAGGGGTGGTCGAATTGCAGCTCCGGCCGTCCCGCTTTGTCTTCCGTCCGATCGAGCTGCCGGGCCGCGCCGCCGAGTTCCTCGACGGAATCATCCGCGCCCAGATCGATCGCATCACGCCGTGGGCGCCGAGCGAAGCGCTATTCCACTGGACTGCTCCGCACACCATCGCCGGCGACCGCATCGAAACAACGGTGGTGGCCACCGGGCGAACGGCGGCCTTGTCCTTGGTGCAAGCCTTCTCTGACCTGGGAGCAGCAGGTGTCGGGATCGTGACCGAGACACAAGAGCATGGCCGGATCACCGTTCTCGATCAGCGGAGCAGCAAGCTGGCGGAAAGCCGCTGGATACGTACCGCCCTGATCGCGAGCCTTGCGGCAACAGGCGTGCTGGCGATGCTGTCACTCGGCCTTGGCGGGTTCGTCGCAGATTCCTACGACACGCAGCAACAGCAAACCCAGCAGCGGATCGCGGAACGGCGCGCAGTCATGCGCGGCAACCAGACGGGCTCCAGCGGCAGCCCGCTCGACCTCCTGATCCGCCGCAAGCAGACCTCCCCCTCCAGCGTGATCGTCATCGAAGCGCTGTCGGCGTTGCTGCCGCAAGACACTTACGCAACCGAGGTCCGGATCGAGGGCGACAAACTGCAGATCGTCGGCGTCACCCGCGACGCACCGTCCCTGATTTCGATCCTGGAGCAGTCGCCGCACTTTGCGAGCGCGGGATTCTTCGCGCCGACGACACACGCCGCCAACGAGTCTGGCGAGCGTTTTCACATCGAAACCAAGCTCAAACCATATTTCGGGTCCGGCACATGA